AGCAGGGGGTTCACTGCCCTCCGCTGCGCGGAGAGATCCTGGACGGCTTCCCGGCCGACGGTCACGGCGATGCCTACGACCCCGCCACCGGGACGCTGTACGTCGCGACCGGACGCGGCCTCGAACAGGTGGACGTCAACGGTCCGGAGCCGCGTACGCGGGAGGTTCTGCCGTGGATCGCGCCGGGCCGCGCGTACTTCCTGCGGTTCGACCCGGAACGGCGTCTCCTGGTGGCCGTGCTGCGGGAGGGCGGCGGGAATCCTCGCGAGTGGACGTCCTGGACCAACCGCCTGTGGGTCCATGACCTGGGCTCCGGCCACACCCGGATAGCGCCGCTCAACGACGGCCTGATCTTCCGCTTCGCACTGACCGCGACGGGGGTCGCCGTCGCGTCGGTGCACCCGGACGGGGACCGGCTGACCGTCCTCGACCTGGGCGTGGCGGGCGTTCCGGACAGCCCGGGGGCTACGGGCGGCGCGGCCGAGCCGGACAGCCCGGCCGGTCTGCCGGTCCGTGGCCGCTGGGACCTGCCCGCCATGGACCACGCCCCGCGTCCTGGGCACGAGCCCTGGGACGACGCCGACCGGCGGGCCATCGCCGCCTCCCCCTCCTCCGAGCTCGTGGCCGTCACCCGCGGCGGCCACGGCGAGCTGCACCTGGTGGACACCGCCGCCCCGGGGACGACGTGGCGCACGATCCGGATGGAAGGCCCGCTCCGCGACGGCGGCCACCTGGCCTGGATTTCAGACTCGACCGACGGACCCCGGGACACGGTGGGCCGGTGAACGGCATCCCCGGTTCCGGCCCAGGTCAGGAGCATTTCCGGCGGCTCTTGCGGCGCTGGGACACCAGTCCGCGGCAGGGGATCCCCCAGCTCTCGGGGGACGTGGCGGCGTTCCTCTGGCGCGGCCGTGACGACGCCCACTCCGCGTTGCACGTCGCCTCCGCGACCGCGCTCCGGAAAGCGTGGGACCTGCGCTCCGGACCGCCCCCGGGGACGTCTCCGGGGACACCGTTGCCCGCTCCGGACGGACTGCTGGTGCGGGGATTCGCCCTCGCCCCGGACGGGGCGCAGGTGGCGGCTCTCCTCAGCGGCGACGGCGACGAACTCGCCCAGGTCTGGCTCCTGACCCCTGGCCGTCCCGCCCGTCCCCTGCGCGGCGCCCACTCCTGGCACGCCGTCCCCGTGTGGACCCACGGCGGGGAACGGCTGTGGATGCTGGACGGCAAGCCCGGCGCGCAGCGCCTCGTGGGCTGGTTCCTGAGCGACGCCGACGACGGAACCCCACCGTCCGGGCGGCCCTCCGTCCTGCCGTTCCCGGACAGCCTGGTGGACGACCTCCAAGGGCGGCGCCTCACCCTCGGAGCCGACGGGGACGCCCTCACCCTGCGCTCCCGGGCTCCCGGGCGCCCCGAGCAGCAGTGGACGCACGACGGCGACGCCTGGGTCCCGCTGAAACCCCCGGGCCCGGCCGGCGGCCCTGATTCTGGCGCCCAGCGGCCTGGGCCGTCAGGGTCGGAGTCGTCGAGGTCAGGGCCGTCGGGGTCAGGGTCGGCTCCGGCGCCTGCGCGTCCGGGAGCGACCCCGCGCCCGGACCGCCCGGGCCAGGCGCGTCCGGCGCCCGAGCGCGTGCTGGCCCGGCTCGACACACCCGCCGGGACCCTCCGCGCGGTGGAACGCGAGGGCATCACCACCCTGGACCTCGACGGATCGGACCTGGTGCGGCTGGCCCCGGCCGAGCGACTCCAGGAGCTGTCCCTGAGCCGGACCGCGGCCGGTGACCCTCCGGACGGGACGCTGTGGATCCGCACCGCATCCCCCGAACGACCGTCCGCCGTCGCGTGTCTGCCCCTCACGCATCGGCCTGGGGAACCGTCCTCCACGCCGCACCGAACCGGCGGCCCGGAGGACATCGTCCATCGGCGGCTCCTGGGCACGGCGGACGACGGGACACCCGTGCCCGTCGTCGTCTCCATCCGGGCGGACGCGCTCGGGCCGGGCGGCCTGCCCCGGAGTCCAGCGCCGCTCCTGCTGAGCTGTTATGGCGGCTTCGGGGTCCGCCACCACCCCGAGGCCGAACCGAGTGTGCCCGCGTGGCTCGAGAGCGGTGGCGTTCACGCCGCCGCCCAGCTGCGCGGCGGCGGCGAGCTGGGGCCCTCGTGGCACGAAGCCGGCCGAGGCTCCGGCAAGACGCGGACGGTCCGGGACCTGCTCGACGTCGCGCGCTTCCTCGCCGCGGAAGGCTGGACCACCCCGCGTCAGACGGTCGCGGTGGGGGCTTCGCACGGCGGCTTCGTCGTGACGGCCGCGGCGCTCCGGGAACCATCCGCCTTCGGCGGCGTGATCGCCGTGGCCCCGCTGCTGGACATCGTGGACCTGGACCGGCACGGCCTGGGAGGGCAGTGGCGCCACGAATTCGGGGCGGACGGGGAATGGCCGCCGGAGGAGCGCGCCGCGGCGTCGCCTCTCCACGTGCTCCGCGGGACCGGACACTTGGACAAGGCCCCGGCCCTGCTGTGCTGCGTCATGGGGCGGGACGAACGCGTCGACAACGAGGCGGCTCGCGAGTTCGTCCGGCTGTACCGGGACCGGGGCGGCCTCGCCTGGCTCCGCGAAGAGGAGGGCTCCGGGCACGGCCAGCGGCGGGCCACGGAGGTCCTCGATTTCTCGGCCACGGTGCTCGCGTTCGCCCGGGCCGTCGCGGACCGGTGCGACTGACGCGCCTTCACCCACGGAAACGTGGTTCACCCCCTGAAATTTCCGGGGGTGAACCACGTTTCCGGGGGTGCGGTTTCCGTCGACGATTGCGTCGCGGTTTCCGCCGCCGTTTCCTCCCGGTTTCATGACACAAGATGAAGCCTCCCGTCACACTTCTCCCCGGGGGCTGGTGCTAGATTTTTTGCAGAGTAACGAGCACCGGTGACAAGCCCTGACTGACCGGTCGGCAACCCTCCACACGCGGCGGGGTGCCTCAGGTGACTACTCGGCATGTGTCAACTGCAAGCGCGAAGGAGCCCCACTTGCCTGCCCGCAAAGAACCCACGTCCGCCCCTGCCGGAACCGCCAAGGCCACGACTCCCCGGAGCACCACGGCCAAGCCTGCCACCCGGGCTCCGCGCACCACGAAGGCTGCGGCCGCCAAGCCGGCAGCCGCCAAGGCCTCCTCCGCGAAGGCCGCCACGACGACGGCGACCGCCCCCGCCGCCGAGCAGACCACTGTGGCCGTGCCCGCCGTCGCGCCCCAGGACGTGACGGCCGAAGCGCCCGCCCGCCTGCCCTACCGCCTCTTGACCGGCCCGGACACCCGCGAGTTCTGCGAGCGGGTCTCCGCCGCCCTGGCCGATGGGTACATCCTCTACGGGAGCCCGTCCGTGACCTTCAACGGGGAGACGGTGATCGCGGCCCAGGCCGTCGTCCTGCCGTACGCGCCGCCCGCGCCGCCGGCCCCCGTGGTCGACCCGTACGCCGTCCCCGCCACCGGCTTCGCCCCCTACGGCGGTGCCCTGTGAGCTACGCGGGTGACCTGACGCCGCAGCAGGCCTGGGACAAGCTCAAGGACGGCGCCATCCTCGTGGACGTGCGCACCGAAGCGGAGTGGGCACACATCGGCCGCCCGAAGGCCCCGTCCGGCGATCCCTTGTTCATCCAGTGGAACCTTGCCGGCGGCGTGCCGAACCAGGGGTTCCTCACGGAGCTCGCCGAGCAGGCGCCGGAGGCGGGCACCGCGGACCTCGTGTTCCTGTGCCGTTCCGGGCAGCGGTCCATCGCGGCGGCGGAAGCCGCGACGGCGGCGGGCTGGTCCGCGTACAACGTCCTGGAAGGCTTCGAGGGCGTCCCGGACCGTTTCGGGGAGCGCACCGTGAACGGCTGGAAGAACAGCGGCCTGCCGACCACCATCGGAGCGTGAGGCATGGCGTTCAATCCTGAGGCCGCTTCCTGGTCGCCGGCCACTCAGGCGGTGCGTGGCGGGCTGGACCGCACGGGCTTCTATGAGACCTCCGAGGCGCTGTTCCTGAATTCGGGCTTCGTCTACGACTCGGCCGAGGCCGCCGAACGCGCCTTCACCGGTGAGGACGAACGCTTCGTCTACTCGCGGTACGGCAATCCGACCGTCGCCACCTTCCAGGAACGGCTGCGGCTGCTCGAAGGCACCGAGGCGTGCTTCGCCACAGCGTCCGGCATGTCCGCGGTGTTCACTGCTCTCGGCGCGCTGCTCGCCGCCGGGGACCGCGTGGTCGCTGCACGGTCGCTGTTCGGGTCCTGCTTCGTGATCCTGAACGAGATCCTGCCGCGCTGGGGCGTGGAGACCGTGTTCGTCGACGGGCCCGATCTGGATCAGTGGCGCGAAGCCCTGTCCGTGCCGACGCAGGCGGTGTTCTTCGAATCGCCGTCGAACCCGATGCAGGAGATCGTGGACATCGCCGCGGTCAGCGAGCTCGCGCACGCCGCGGGCGCCACCGTGGTGGCCGACAACGTCTTCGCCACCCCCATGCTGCAGCGCTGCACGGATCTGGGGGCCGACGTCGTCGTGTACTCCGGGACCAAGCACATCGACGGCCAAGGGCGCGTCATGGGCGGCGCGATCCTCGGGACGAAGGAGTTCATCGACGGGCCGGTGAAGAACCTCATGCGGCACACGGGGCCGTCGCTGTCGAGTTTCAACGCCTGGGTGCTCACGAAGGGTCTGGAGACGCTGGACATGCGCGTGCGGCACTCATCCGCCTCCGCCCTGAAGCTCGCCGAGTGGCTCGAGCAGCAGCCGCAGGTGACCTGGGTGAAGTACCCGCTGCTTCCGTCGCACCCGCAGTTCGAACTGGCGAAGCGGCAGATGAGCGCCGGCGGCACGGTCCTGACCCTCGAGCTCGCGCCACTGCCGGGCGGCACGGCCAAGGACGCGGCGTTCACGCTGCTCAACGGCCTGAAGGTCGTGGACATCTCGAACAACCTGGGCGACTCCAAGAGCCTCATCACCCATCCCGCGACGACGACGCACCGCGCCATGGGCCCGGAAGGCCGGGCCTCGATCGGGCTGGGTGACGGCGTGGTGCGCCTGTCGGTCGGGCTGGAGGACGTGGACGACCTGATCCGCGACTTCGAGCAGGCGCTGGCAGGCTAGCGCCCCTGGAATGTGAGGTCAGTCGATGCCGCGTGATCGGTGATCATGGGGCATCAACTGACCCCGCATCACGTCCGGGCCGGGTCTCGCCTCGCCTTGTAGCCCACGCGTGCTATAACAACCCCGACCATGGGGAGCACTCCATGGGTACCCCTACCCATCGACGGTTCGTGCGCGGTCCGGATAGTTTTGAGTCAACAGAAACCGGGCAGGCCGGGTTCACCACGAGCAAGGAGTAGGAAAATGGCAGTTTGGGGTGCAGACGTCCAGCAGCTTCGCGCACTGGGTAAGAAGCTCGAAGCAGGCGCACAGGCCATCGATGAGCAGCGTAACCAGCTCACCAGCGCACTCAACGGCGTCCAGTGGATGGGCCCGGACGCGGACAAGTTCAAGAACGAATGGCAGTCCCAGCACGTGCCGGCCCTGAACAAGGTCGCCGAAGCACTGCGCACCGCCGGCAAGAGCGCGGCCAAGAACGCCCAGGAACAGGAAACCGCTTCCCACTAAGCGGCCCACCCCACCCACGGCGGGGAACCTGGACCCACACCCACGGCGGGCACCCCACACACGGGGCGCCCGCCGTCGGGCATTTAAAACACAGCCCCGCCCCGCACCCTGCCGCGAGAGAACAGCTCACGCCCCCAAAACCCCGCTGAAAGGGCACCAACTGCTCCCTCGCGGAGTGGGGGGCGGGCTGCTGAGGCGATAGGGTCGGCTCTTGATGACTATTCAGCATTTCCTGCGGGAGTACTCGGAAACCCACTCGGCGACGGCCGCGCGACGCGTCGTCGGGTACGCCATCGGGGCGATGATCCTCGGCCTGGCGGTCTGCGCGATCCTCGGCGTGATCCCCGCGTGGCTGTTCTGGGTGGTCGCGGGCGCGGAGCTGATCACGGACGTCGTCCTGACCCGCGGCTGGATGCGCGAAGACGCTCAGCGGTGACTTCCGGGCACCCCCGCCCGCCCCTCGCCGCGAGAGAACAGCTCACGCCCCCAAAACCCTCCCATGAGGGCGCCAACTGCTCCCTCGCGGAGTGGGGACGCGAACTCGCCAGCATGGGGAGCGCTGCCCATCGACTCGGGGGCAGGGGCTGCGTACGGTGATCGCAGGATCCCCGGCCGCGACAGCCCCCGGGCAGAACACCGAGGAGGATGTCATGGCCGTATGGGGCGCGAACGTCGAGCAGCTCAGGACCCTGGGCAAGAGGATGCAGAAGGGCGCCGACGTGCTGAACGACCAGCGCACCGCCCTCTCCTCCACCCTGAACAGCACGCGGTGGATGGGTCCGGACGCGGAGAAGTTCCGGACCGAGTGGGATTCCACCCACGCCCCGGCGCTGTCGAACGCGGCCCACGCCCTGAGCGTTGCGGGCACCGCCGCCGCCCGCAATGCCAACGAGCAGGAGCAGGCCTCGCACTGAACCGATGGCGGTGCCCTGACAGGCCACCGCGAGGGAACAGCTCGCGCCCGCAAAACGACGCGGAGAGGGCGCCAACTGTTCCCTCGCGACACGGACGTACGACGACGGCGGGTGCGCACCGCCGCCCCCCCTACGCCCGCACGGAGTCCCAGGTCAGCCAGGTCATATCCACCGAGACCTCCAGCCGTGAGCCCCCGCCGCCGGACAGGATGCCCTTGAGCGGCGCCACGTCGCGGTAGTCCCGGCCGCGGGCCACCACCACGTGGAAGTCCCCGGCGGCCTTGTGATTGGTCGGATCCCAGCTGTGCCAGGCGCCGTCCCACCATTCGAGCCACGCGTGGGACTGCCCGGCCACGGTCTGGCCCGGGTCGGCCTCCGCCCGCGGGTGCAAGTAGCCCGAGACGTACCGGGCGGGGATCCCGAGACTTCTGAGGCAGCCGATGGCCAGGTGCGCGAGGTCCTGGCAGACCCCCTGTCGCTGCGCCCACGCCTGCGCCGCGTCGGTGTGCACGCCGGTGCTGCCGGGCATGTACGTCATCTCGCCCCGCAGCCTCGAGAACACCTCCTCCGCGGCGGCCTTCGGCGTCGGCCGTCCGGCGAGCGCCGCCACCAGTTCCGTCGCCTCCTCGCCCGGCGCGGACAGGCGCGTCTGGGGCAGATGGTCGCTGAACTCGTCCTGCACCGCTCGGCTGGACAGCTCAGCCCAGCCGAGCGGTTCGCCGTCGGGCGCCGGAGCCTGTTCGCGGTTCACGTCCACCGTGGCGGTGGCCACCACTTCGAGCCACTCGTGGGGCTCGTGGACTTCGAACGTGGTGACCTGGGTGCCCCAGTAGTCGGCGTACCGGGCCTGGGTGGCGCCGGGCCGTTCGACCGTGATGCGCGAGCCGAGCACCGTCTGCCCGGGCTCCGTGGGCGGCGTCATCCGTGCTTCGTTGTAGCTGACCAGGACCGGCTTGTTGTAGTGGTATCCGGTGCGGTGCACGATCTTCAGACGTGTCATGACAGTTCTCCCACCCAGGCCTGCTCTTCGCGGGCGCTGTAGTACCTGCGGGCGATCTCCTCCGAGGCCCGCGCCACGGATCGCTGGATGCGTTCCATGTGTTCCGGCAATTCGTCCATGAGGTTCTCGCTGCGGTGGAACTCCAGGAACGTCCTGGCCTGGCCCACGATGCGCCGGGCGTCGTTGAACATCCCGGAGCGCTGGTCGCTGGGCTCCAGCAGGGCGAGGGCCTCGTCAGCGTTCTTGAGCGAGTAGACGATCGACCGCGGGAACTGCCGGTCCATGAGCAGGAACTCGGCGGCGTTGCGGTCATCGAACGCGGCGCGGCGCGTGCGCAGGAACGACTCGTACGCCCCGGCGCAGCGCAGCATGTTCACCCAGGACACGCCCGCGGGGTTGGCGTCGCACGTGGCGAGCATCCGGGCGGTCATGTCGGCACGCTCCAGGGACCGGCCCAGGACCATGAACAGCCAACTGTCGTCGTGGCTCATGGTGCTGTCCGTCAGGCCGCTCGTGGTGGCCGCCCGCTCGATCACCCACTGGCAGAAGCGGTACGTCCCCGCCACGTCCTCGCGGTGCCGGCTGAGCCCGAAGTACGTCGTGTTCAGGCATTCCCACAGGCTTGTGGAGACGGTCTCCCGGGCCCGCCGGGCGTTCTCCCGCGCGGCTCCGAGGGCTCCGGCGATCGACGTCGGGCTCGACCGGTCATAGGCGAGGACGCGCAGCAGCTCCGGCAAGGTGATGTCCTGACGGTCCAGGGGCGACCCCATGACCTGCAGCAGGTCCCGGGCCACCTGTTGCTGCTGCTCCGGCGGCAGATGATTGAGGCGTTCCAGGTGCACATCGAGGATGCGCGCGGTGCCGTCCGCGCGTTCCACATAGCGTCCGATCCAGAACAGGGACTCGGCGATCCGGCTCAGCATGATGTCCTCCTGACGTACGGTGCGGGATGGGATTGACGACGACGGCGCGCGGCACTCATTGCTGCTGCCCCGCCTGGGAATCGCGCCAGCTGGTCTCCACGGGCCACACGCTCGTGCGTGCGCTGTGGCCGAACCGCCGCCGTGACGGCCCGGGGTCCGCCGCACCCGTCTCCTCCCCCAGCACCCACGTGTCCTTGGACCCGCCGCCCTGGCTGGAGTTGACCACGAGGCTGCCCTCCTTGAGCGCCACCCGCGTGAGGCCGCCCGGCAGCACCCAGACGTCCTCGCCGTCATTGACCGCGAAGGGCCGCAGGTCCACGTGACGGGGGCTGAACCGCTCGCGGTGCAGGGTGGGGACGGTGCTCAGCTGGAGCACGGGCTGGGCGATCCAGCCGCGGGGGTCTTCGAGGAGCTGCCGGCGAAGGGTGTCGAGCTCCTCCCGGGTGGCGTCGGGGCCGATCACCAGACCCTTGCCGCCCGAACCGTCCACGGGTTTCACCACGAGTTCGGGCAGCCGGTCCAGGACCTCCTCGCGGGCCGCGTCCTCCTCGAGCCGGAAGGTGTCCACATTGGCCAGGATCGGCTCCTCGCCCAGGTAGTACCTGATGAGGTCCGGGACATAGGAGTAGATGAGCTTGTCGTCGGCCACCCCGTTTCCCACGGCGTTCGCGATCGTCACCCCGCCCGCCCGCGCCGCGTTGACCAGGCCGGGGCAGCCCAGCATGGAATCCGCACGGAACTGCAGGGGATCCAGGAACTCGTCGTCGAGGCGCTTGTAGATCACGTCCACGCGCTGCTCCCCCGAGGTGGTCCGCATGAAGACCTGATTGCCGCGGCACGTGAGGTCCCGGCCCTCCACGAGTTCCACGCCCATCAGCCCTGCCAGGAGGGTGTGCTCGAAGTACGCCGAGTTGAAGATGCCCGGGGTCAGGACCACGACCGTCGGGTCCTCCACGCCTTCCGGGGCGGTCTTCCGCAGGGCCGAGAGCAGGCGGCGGGGGTACTCCTCCACCGGGCGGATGGACTGCTGGCTGAAGACCTCCGGCAGCGCCTTCGCCATGGCCCTCCGGTTCTCCAGGACGTAGCTGACGCCCGACGGGACGCGCACATTGTCCTCGAGCACGCGCAGCGTGCCCTCGCCGTCGCGGACGATGTCGATCCCGGACACGTGCACCCGGACGCCGCCCGCCGGACGGAAGCCGTGGACCTGGCGGTGGAAGTGCTTGCTGGACGTGATGAGCCTGCGCGGCAGGACGCCGTCGCGCACGGCATCCTGTGCGCCGTAGACGTCGTTCAGGAAGGCCTCCAGGGCCCGGACCCGCTGGGCCACGCCTCGTTCCAAGCCCTGCCATTCCTGGGCGTCGATGACGCGCGGGACGATGTCCAGGGGAAACGGCCGTTCCTCGCCGGCGAAGTCGAAGGTGACGCCGCGGTCCAGGAAGGTGCGGGCCATGGCCTCCGCCCGGGCGGCGATGTCGTCCGGGGTGAGCCCCGCGAGGACCGACGTCAGCTGGCGGTAGGAGCCCCGTGCTGTGAGACCCGCAGCCTCCGCACCTCCGCCGGCCGCAGCCGCGATGAACATTTCGTCGAAGGCTTTCGAGCCGGCCAAGGCCCCCGAATAGCTGGCGAACAGATCCGATGATGATGCCGGCATGACCCCTCCAAAGACCGCGGTGAAGCTGAGGAAACAGAGCTTCCCACCGGGATGTGTCAGGCGGATTTCCAGCAGTCACCCCACGATGTCCAGGGTGTTTCCGGCGGGTGTCCTGGCCGGTCAGCGCACCGGGGCGGCGGCGCCCGGTCCCGTGGCGCCGGGCGCGCACCACGGGACCGCCGGCTTATTCGCGGGAATGTGACGCGGGACGGAGCCTCCCAGCCGTCCTGGGCAGGGAACGCACGACGCCGGGGCGCCGGACCGCGCGACGCCTCCTCCTGTGGGGAGCACCGCCGTCATGGCGGGCTGTTTTCAGCCCGTGACAACATCGAATCACGCCGGAAAACACCGGAATCCCATGGTTTTCGGCATGGGGGAGAGGTTCATGGGGAGCACTCCCCATCGACGGCTCGTCCAATCATTGGATAGTTTGTTCTCAGAGGTTCACGGAAACGAACCACCACCCGCCAGGGAGGTGAGCCGGGAGCCCACAACGGAATACCACTGACATGGGAACCCGGCACAGTTCGGATCCATCACAACAAAGGAGTAGGAAAATGGCAGTTTGGGGTGCAGACGTCCAGCAGCTTCGCGCACTGGGTAAGAAGCTCGAAGCAGGCGCACAGGCCATCGATGAGCAGCGTAACCAGCTCACCAGCGCACTCAACGGCGTCCAGTGGATGGGCCCGGACGCGGACAAGTTCAAGAACGAATGGCAGTCCCAGCACGTGCCGGCCCTGAACAAGGTCGCCGAAGCACTGCGCACCGCCGGCAAGAGCGCGGCCAAGAACGCCCAGGAACAGGAAACCGCTTCCCACTAAGCGGCCCACCCCACCCCTGGTGGGGAACCTGGACCCACACCCACGGCGGGCACCCCACACACGGGGCGCCCGCCGTCGGGCATTTAGAGCACCACTCCCGCCCCGCCCCGCGCCCTGCCGCGAGAGAACAGCTCACGCCCCCAAAACCCCGCCAAAAGGGCACCAACTGCTCCCTCGCGGCACCTCCGCTCGATTGTTGCATTACGCAACATCGGCGTACAGTGAGAACCGGAACCAACACCGAGGATCCGGGAGGTCATCATGCAGAAAGTCGCCATCGTGGGAGCGGGAGTGATCGGCCTGTCCTGGGCGCGGCTCTTCGCGGAGAAGGGCTGGTCGGTCGAGATCAGCGATCCGCGGCCCGACCTCCAGAAGATCATCGACGAGTCCTTCGGCGGCCTTCCCGTCCGGGCGGCGGCCACTCTCGAAGCGGCTCTCGACGGCGCCGATTTCGTCCAGGAAGCGGGTCCCGAGCGGCTCGACCTCAAGCACGAGCTCTACGCGACGTTCGCCGCCCGCACGCGCCCCGACGTCGTGCTCGCTTCGTCGACGTCTTCGCTGGTCCCCTCGGCGATCTCGGAGGGCAATCCCGCGGCGGACCGCATCCTGGTAGGCCATCCGTTCAATCCGCCGCAGCTGATCCCGCTGGTCGAGGTGGTGCCAGGCCCGGCCACGGAGCAGTGGGCCGTGGACCGGGCGACGGAGGTGTACGCGGAGATCGGGAAGCAGCCCATCACGCTGCAGAAGGAGATCCCCGCGTTCGTCGGCAATCGGCTCCAGAAGGTCTTTCTGGACGAGTGCGTGTATCTCGTCCAGCAGGGCGTGGTCTCCGCGGGCGATCTCGACGAGCTGGTCAAGGCGTCGCTCGGCCTGCGCTGGGCGACGGTCGGGCCGTTCGAGAGCAACCACCTGGGCGGCGGGCCAGGCGGCATGCGGCACCTCGTGGAGCACGTCGAGGCCGCCTACGGCACCGGGCCGGAGAATTACGAACGGCTCGCCGCCCGCCGTGACGCCCGGACCCGCGCGGTGTCGCACGCGCTGGCGGACGAGGGCTGAGACACGCGCTGGCGGGCGAGGGCTGAGGGCCGGCAGTCCACGCCGCCTCTCGCGTCTCGCGCCTCGCGCCTCGCGCCTCACCGCGAAGGAACATTTGGTGCCCTGAAACCGCACGTTTCGGGGCATCACCTGTTCTCTCGCGGCTCATTCAGGGCGGGCGGGTGCACACTGGAGGCATGAGCTTCACCATCGCGGAGGTCGCCGAGCGCACCGGCCTGAGCCAGCACACCCTTAGGTATTACGAGCGCGACGGGCTCCTCCCGCGCGAGGTGGGCCGCGCGTCGTCGGGCCGTCGCGCCTATACCGAGCAGGACGTGAACGGCATCATCATGATCGCCCGGCTGCGGGCCACCGGCATGCCGATCGCCGACATCCGACGGTACGCGCGGCTGGTGCGCGACGGCGACGCCTCCGTTCCCGCGCGACTGAGCCTCCTGCTCGAGCACCGCGAGCACGTGATAGCACAGCTGCGCCAAGTCGAGGAGAACCTCGCCGCGATCGACACCAAGATCGACATCTACCGTGCGACGACGGCGGAGGCGTTCGCGTGCCCGGCCCGGAGCGGGGCGGCAGCGGAGCCCCTCGCCGCGCGCTGACCTCGCTGGCCTGAGGCTCACCTCGCTACCCGGCGCAGCGAGTTCGAACCTGAAACATCGAGCTCAGCCGGGCCTTGGACCAGCACTTCAGACGGGGCCCTTGACTTAGAGTGCGCTCGAAGGAGTTTGCTGGTCTTATGACGATCTCCACACGAACTCTCGGCACTGATTCCTCCCTCACCGTCTCCGCCCTGGGCCTCGGCTGCATGGGCATGTCCGAGTTCTACGGAACGCCGGACCCGGAGGCCGGCCTCGCCACCATCCACCGGGCGCTCGACCTCGGCGTCACCTTCCTCGACACCGCCGACATGTACGGGCCGTTCACGAACGAGGAACTGGTCGGGCGGGCGATCGCCGGCCGCCGCGACGAGGTCCAGCTCGCCACGAAGTTCGGCAACATGCGTGGCCCGAACGGCGAGCGGCTCGGCATCAACGGCCGGCCCGAGTATGTGCGGTCCGCGTGCGACGCCTCGCTGCAGCGGCTCGGCGTCGACCACATCGACCTGTACTACCAGCACCGCGTGGACCCGAACGTCCCCATCGAGGAAACCGTCGGCGCCATGGCGGAGCTTGTGACGGCCGGCAAGGTGCGGCACCTGGGGCTGTCGGAGGCCTCGGCCGCGACGATCCGCCGCGCCCACGCCGTGCACCCGATCACCGCCGTCGAGACGGAGTACTCCCTGTTCTCCCGCGATGTGGAGGACTCGGTCCTGCCCGCGCTACGCGAGCTGGGGATCGGCCTGGTGCCGTACTCGCCGCTGGGCCGCGGCATCCTGACGGGCACCATGACGGCCGAGTCGGTGGCCGGCGACGGCGACGCCCGGTCGTCCGCCTACTTCCCGCGATT
Above is a window of Arthrobacter sp. Y-9 DNA encoding:
- a CDS encoding rhodanese-like domain-containing protein → MSYAGDLTPQQAWDKLKDGAILVDVRTEAEWAHIGRPKAPSGDPLFIQWNLAGGVPNQGFLTELAEQAPEAGTADLVFLCRSGQRSIAAAEAATAAGWSAYNVLEGFEGVPDRFGERTVNGWKNSGLPTTIGA
- a CDS encoding alpha-E domain-containing protein, whose protein sequence is MLSRIAESLFWIGRYVERADGTARILDVHLERLNHLPPEQQQQVARDLLQVMGSPLDRQDITLPELLRVLAYDRSSPTSIAGALGAARENARRARETVSTSLWECLNTTYFGLSRHREDVAGTYRFCQWVIERAATTSGLTDSTMSHDDSWLFMVLGRSLERADMTARMLATCDANPAGVSWVNMLRCAGAYESFLRTRRAAFDDRNAAEFLLMDRQFPRSIVYSLKNADEALALLEPSDQRSGMFNDARRIVGQARTFLEFHRSENLMDELPEHMERIQRSVARASEEIARRYYSAREEQAWVGELS
- a CDS encoding DUF1737 domain-containing protein translates to MTAEAPARLPYRLLTGPDTREFCERVSAALADGYILYGSPSVTFNGETVIAAQAVVLPYAPPAPPAPVVDPYAVPATGFAPYGGAL
- a CDS encoding O-succinylhomoserine sulfhydrylase, with the translated sequence MAFNPEAASWSPATQAVRGGLDRTGFYETSEALFLNSGFVYDSAEAAERAFTGEDERFVYSRYGNPTVATFQERLRLLEGTEACFATASGMSAVFTALGALLAAGDRVVAARSLFGSCFVILNEILPRWGVETVFVDGPDLDQWREALSVPTQAVFFESPSNPMQEIVDIAAVSELAHAAGATVVADNVFATPMLQRCTDLGADVVVYSGTKHIDGQGRVMGGAILGTKEFIDGPVKNLMRHTGPSLSSFNAWVLTKGLETLDMRVRHSSASALKLAEWLEQQPQVTWVKYPLLPSHPQFELAKRQMSAGGTVLTLELAPLPGGTAKDAAFTLLNGLKVVDISNNLGDSKSLITHPATTTHRAMGPEGRASIGLGDGVVRLSVGLEDVDDLIRDFEQALAG
- a CDS encoding prolyl oligopeptidase family serine peptidase — translated: MNGIPGSGPGQEHFRRLLRRWDTSPRQGIPQLSGDVAAFLWRGRDDAHSALHVASATALRKAWDLRSGPPPGTSPGTPLPAPDGLLVRGFALAPDGAQVAALLSGDGDELAQVWLLTPGRPARPLRGAHSWHAVPVWTHGGERLWMLDGKPGAQRLVGWFLSDADDGTPPSGRPSVLPFPDSLVDDLQGRRLTLGADGDALTLRSRAPGRPEQQWTHDGDAWVPLKPPGPAGGPDSGAQRPGPSGSESSRSGPSGSGSAPAPARPGATPRPDRPGQARPAPERVLARLDTPAGTLRAVEREGITTLDLDGSDLVRLAPAERLQELSLSRTAAGDPPDGTLWIRTASPERPSAVACLPLTHRPGEPSSTPHRTGGPEDIVHRRLLGTADDGTPVPVVVSIRADALGPGGLPRSPAPLLLSCYGGFGVRHHPEAEPSVPAWLESGGVHAAAQLRGGGELGPSWHEAGRGSGKTRTVRDLLDVARFLAAEGWTTPRQTVAVGASHGGFVVTAAALREPSAFGGVIAVAPLLDIVDLDRHGLGGQWRHEFGADGEWPPEERAAASPLHVLRGTGHLDKAPALLCCVMGRDERVDNEAAREFVRLYRDRGGLAWLREEEGSGHGQRRATEVLDFSATVLAFARAVADRCD
- a CDS encoding transglutaminase family protein, whose protein sequence is MTRLKIVHRTGYHYNKPVLVSYNEARMTPPTEPGQTVLGSRITVERPGATQARYADYWGTQVTTFEVHEPHEWLEVVATATVDVNREQAPAPDGEPLGWAELSSRAVQDEFSDHLPQTRLSAPGEEATELVAALAGRPTPKAAAEEVFSRLRGEMTYMPGSTGVHTDAAQAWAQRQGVCQDLAHLAIGCLRSLGIPARYVSGYLHPRAEADPGQTVAGQSHAWLEWWDGAWHSWDPTNHKAAGDFHVVVARGRDYRDVAPLKGILSGGGGSRLEVSVDMTWLTWDSVRA